One segment of Paenibacillus sp. FSL R7-0337 DNA contains the following:
- a CDS encoding BlaI/MecI/CopY family transcriptional regulator — protein sequence MSTTPKISEAEWEIMKIIWEHHPLTSEQITRLLPASVEWSEQTVRTFVTRLLKKNAIAYEKSGRSYLYYPLVSENECVRAESRSFLKRVFGGATQLMVTSFLEDVELSKQEIEQLEQLLREKKSQGTSGNSGKQE from the coding sequence ATGAGTACAACCCCGAAGATTTCGGAAGCTGAATGGGAAATTATGAAGATTATCTGGGAGCATCATCCGCTCACCTCAGAACAAATTACCCGGCTCCTGCCTGCATCTGTGGAATGGAGCGAGCAGACGGTGCGCACCTTCGTCACCCGGCTGCTTAAGAAGAACGCGATAGCGTATGAGAAATCCGGCCGGAGCTATCTGTATTATCCGCTGGTGTCAGAGAATGAGTGTGTCCGGGCCGAGAGCCGCTCCTTCCTGAAGCGCGTATTCGGCGGAGCCACCCAGTTAATGGTGACCAGCTTCCTGGAGGATGTGGAGCTGTCCAAGCAGGAGATTGAACAACTCGAACAGCTGCTGAGGGAGAAGAAGTCGCAGGGCACCAGCGGAAACTCAGGTAAGCAGGAATGA
- a CDS encoding S-layer homology domain-containing protein yields the protein MAVHPAEAATGNSLTGLPAAPAWGHFVDTYKNNTPVNMAVYSNPSIGVLSGFLDLWTPGATWDTGTKLNNEVLDYNIQYVADLSKTRTPAEEEAAYYDDRRNQTYGAADGLGPLSEVYRSKSGTFTTINSIPADATSVKYNDGNDSNKAGDSGSELGKMVDLIGKVRGDYASTSQAKKFYSYMRPFRWKDTSVIVPTLVPARSSTPATDGGFPSGHTNASYLAALALAYSVPERFQELMTRASEMGNNRVVAGMHSPLDVMGGRVTAMAFAAGALTDPDNAALKQAAYTQAHEVLLTQTGTAEDRFTDYAKNKAQYTQRLTYGFPQIHSTTEPAVAPKGAEVLLETRLPYLSADQRRAVLVTTALPSGYPLLDDPEGWGRLNLFAAADGYGAFAEHVTVAMDAAKGGFYAADRWRNDISGTGGLTKEGTGTLKLAGSNTYSGGTEVNAGVLEGDSATAFGKGNVTNTGGSVIENVYGKIVIGGSFTQASEGTLVLGLTGAKDVLEVEGAVKADGKLKVNFANSYVPGSGLIPLITHGVSQRSGQFASVQVEGLPSKYNAQVVYLSDQIALSITDTTSGGTGGGNPGGTPGTPAGNTGTVPGTTGTTPGNGSTTPAEPEKQPQGGVNPFQSGVVSREVVYKTVTEAIAATKNQSLSFKDTTGHWGSGTIATAVKLQIISGYADGSFRPDAPVTRAEFAAMIARSFGIDTTSAASKFGDTASNWAAGYISALADKGIVTGYSDGSFKPGATITRAEMVTIIGRVLDLGVLQTGTPASFKDVGSSYWAADAIRQAASANLVKGISASAFAPRNQATRAEAVAVIIRALESDSSVKALIAGL from the coding sequence ATCGCGGTACATCCTGCAGAGGCGGCCACGGGTAATTCATTAACCGGGCTGCCAGCTGCTCCGGCATGGGGACATTTCGTAGATACTTATAAGAATAACACACCTGTGAATATGGCGGTGTATTCCAACCCCTCGATCGGTGTTCTCTCCGGCTTCCTGGATCTCTGGACACCGGGCGCCACCTGGGATACCGGAACGAAGCTGAACAACGAAGTGCTGGATTACAACATTCAATATGTAGCGGATCTGTCTAAGACCCGTACTCCGGCAGAGGAGGAGGCAGCGTATTACGATGACCGGCGGAACCAGACCTATGGAGCGGCTGACGGCCTTGGTCCGTTGTCTGAGGTGTACCGATCCAAGTCGGGAACCTTCACGACCATTAACAGCATCCCTGCTGATGCCACCTCTGTAAAATATAATGACGGAAATGACAGCAACAAGGCTGGCGATTCCGGTTCTGAATTGGGCAAAATGGTAGACCTGATCGGAAAAGTCCGCGGCGACTATGCTTCAACGAGTCAGGCTAAGAAATTCTACAGCTACATGCGTCCATTCCGCTGGAAGGATACCTCTGTCATCGTGCCGACGCTGGTGCCGGCGAGAAGCAGTACGCCTGCCACAGACGGCGGTTTCCCGAGCGGCCATACCAACGCTTCCTATCTGGCAGCCCTGGCTCTGGCGTATTCCGTACCTGAGCGCTTCCAGGAGCTGATGACCCGGGCCTCGGAGATGGGCAACAACCGTGTCGTTGCCGGGATGCACTCACCGCTGGATGTTATGGGCGGACGAGTAACGGCGATGGCCTTCGCAGCGGGAGCACTGACCGACCCGGATAATGCGGCGCTGAAGCAGGCAGCTTACACTCAGGCCCATGAAGTGCTGCTTACACAGACGGGTACCGCAGAAGACCGGTTCACAGATTATGCGAAGAATAAGGCCCAGTATACCCAGCGGCTGACCTATGGCTTCCCGCAGATTCACTCCACGACTGAGCCTGCTGTTGCTCCTAAGGGAGCAGAGGTGTTGCTGGAGACCCGTCTGCCTTACCTGAGTGCGGATCAGCGTAGAGCAGTTCTCGTAACAACAGCACTTCCATCCGGCTATCCACTACTGGATGATCCTGAAGGCTGGGGACGATTGAACCTATTCGCCGCTGCCGACGGGTACGGTGCATTCGCTGAGCATGTAACAGTAGCGATGGACGCTGCCAAGGGCGGCTTCTACGCCGCAGACCGCTGGCGCAATGATATCTCCGGCACAGGCGGGCTGACCAAGGAGGGTACAGGCACGCTGAAGCTGGCCGGCAGCAATACGTATTCCGGCGGTACTGAGGTGAACGCAGGTGTCCTGGAAGGAGACTCGGCAACAGCCTTCGGCAAAGGGAATGTGACGAATACCGGCGGTTCTGTAATTGAGAACGTCTACGGTAAAATAGTGATCGGCGGCAGCTTCACCCAGGCCTCCGAAGGTACGCTTGTACTGGGCCTTACCGGAGCAAAGGATGTCCTTGAGGTTGAGGGGGCCGTGAAGGCTGACGGGAAGCTGAAGGTGAACTTCGCAAACAGCTACGTTCCAGGCAGCGGCCTGATTCCGCTCATTACGCATGGCGTCAGCCAGCGCAGCGGGCAGTTTGCTTCCGTGCAGGTTGAAGGATTGCCAAGCAAATATAACGCCCAGGTAGTATACCTGAGCGATCAGATTGCGCTTAGTATTACAGATACGACAAGCGGCGGAACTGGCGGCGGTAATCCGGGCGGAACGCCAGGGACTCCGGCTGGAAATACCGGAACGGTACCAGGGACCACCGGCACCACGCCAGGGAACGGCAGCACTACTCCTGCTGAACCGGAGAAGCAGCCACAGGGCGGCGTTAATCCGTTCCAATCCGGAGTGGTCAGCAGAGAAGTGGTATACAAGACCGTGACTGAAGCCATTGCAGCCACGAAGAATCAGAGCCTCAGCTTCAAGGACACCACAGGACACTGGGGCAGCGGCACCATTGCTACAGCTGTGAAGCTGCAGATCATCAGCGGCTATGCGGACGGCTCCTTCCGGCCGGATGCACCGGTGACCAGAGCTGAATTCGCAGCTATGATTGCCCGTTCCTTCGGGATAGACACTACATCGGCAGCCTCTAAGTTTGGGGATACAGCCTCCAATTGGGCGGCTGGCTATATCAGTGCCTTGGCCGATAAAGGTATCGTAACCGGCTACTCAGACGGCAGTTTCAAGCCGGGAGCGACCATTACCCGCGCTGAGATGGTTACAATCATCGGCCGTGTGCTTGATCTCGGCGTGCTCCAGACGGGCACTCCGGCAAGCTTCAAAGATGTCGGCAGCAGCTACTGGGCAGCTGACGCCATCCGCCAGGCGGCTTCGGCTAATCTGGTGAAGGGCATCTCTGCCTCAGCATTCGCACCGAGGAATCAGGCTACCCGCGCCGAAGCGGTGGCGGTGATTATCCGTGCGCTGGAGAGCGACAGTTCCGTTAAAGCTCTGATTGCAGGGTTGTAA